The stretch of DNA GAGCAGTAGATGGAATTCAGCATTGTCAGAGAACCTGCCTCCGCATGGTCTGCGGATGCGGTCATATTTTTTGCTTTCAAGGATGCGGACGAGTACTTGTCCGGATTTTCTTCATGGATGGCTTCCGATGCGGACTGGGTTGCCGGGTCTCCGGCCCTTGGTGATTTTTCCGCAGAGCTGGGCGAATCTACAGTAATCTACGGCAGCGGTTCATCTGTGCAGCGGGTGCTGCTGGTTGGACTGGGCGAGGAAAAGGATTTCAGCGTGGAGAAGTTTCTTCAGGCTGTCAGCTCCGCTCTGCGTAAATGCCGGGAATTTAAATTTCGTACCGTAGGTGTTCCGCTATTGGCTTTTGAGGGCATCAGTCTTGAGGATAAATTTGAACATTTCGTTGTTGCGGCCATTGAGGGACTTTATTCCTTTGATGAATTCAAATCAAAAAAGGATGAGAAAGAGGGCCTCCCTGAAACCGTTCGTTTTCTGACTGAGGAAGAACCTCCGCCGCACCTGTCCGAGATGCTGGTTAAGGGGCAGGCCGTGGGGATCGGCATGGGCTATGCCCGTGATCTGGTCAACCTGCCGCCCAACGTGGCCACTCCGGTTTATCTTGCTGATGAAGCCAAGAAGATGGCCAAACAGTACGGTTTCAAGTTCAAGGCCATGAAACGCAAGGAAATCATCGACAAGGGCATGGGGGCTTATGCCTCAGTCTTTCGCGGGTCAAATGACGAACCGCGCATGATCACCCTCGAATATTGCCCCAAGGACCGCGAAGGCCAGAAGCCGCTGGTGCTGGTTGGTAAAGGAGTTACCTTTGATACCGGGGGCATATCACTCAAGCCCACCGGATTCATCGAAGATATGAAGTGCGATATGGGCGGTGCTGCGGCAATTCTCGGTTTTTTCCGGGCCATCGGTGAAATCAAGCCGGACCTTCCGGTTGTGGGCATCCTGCCCTGCGCCGACAACATGCCCGATGCCAATGCCACCCGTCCGGGCGAGGTTGTGACCTCATTTTCCGGAAAGACCATTGAGATTTTAAATACCGATGCCGAAGGCCGTCTGCTGCTTTGCGACGCCCTTGCTTATTCCGCCCGGTTTGAGCCGGCGGCCATCATCGATCTCGCCACCCTGACCGGGGGCTGCATTGTGGCTTTCGGCTGGAACGTGGCGGCGGTGATGGACAACTCCGCACACATGCAGAGTCTGGTAATTGAATCCGGTATGAGCGTGGGCGAGCGTTTCTGGCCCATGCCGCTTTGGGATATCTACAAGGAAGAGCTTAAGAGTGAAGTGGCCGACCTCAAAAATGTCGGTTCCCGCGAAGGCATGACTATCCATGCAGGAATGTTCCTCAAGGAATTCGTACCCGAAGACACTCCGTGGGCGCATCTCGACATTGCCGGGCCTGCATGGCGCAAGAAAAAGACTCCCGCAGGATCTGCCGGGGGGACCGGATTCGGTGTGCGGACTTTAGTGGAGATTGCGGAGCGCATTGATCTGGAAGATATGTAGGCTGTTTTTCACCTTGCAGTCCAAGCGTATCCATGCAAATTTTAGTTTTTTGCGATGCACAATCGTAACGGCAAGATTACATGGTTTATTAAAATTCTTATATTCAAGCTTACAGGAGCACACACATGGCAAGAGCAACAGCCCGTCATCTTTTGGTTAGTGATGAAGAAACCTGTCTGGACCTGAAAAAACAAATTCAGGACGGCGCAGATTTTGGTGAACTGGCAAAACAGCATTCCAGCTGCCCCTCCGGACAGCGCGGCGGAGAGCTGGGTCAGTTCGGCCCCGGCCAGATGGTCCCGGAATTTGACACCGTTGTCTTCAATGAAGCAGTCGGCGAAGTTCACGGCCCGGTAAAAACACAGTTCGGTTACCACCTGCTGATCATCGATAGCCGCGAAGATTAAACAAATCTTCACCGTTGTATGAAAAGAAGCCAGCCTCGTCGGAGGCTGGCTTCTTTTTTAAACACTCTCATCAGCAAAAATATCCTCAATCCGTTCACAGGGGCATCCTGACCCCAGCAGCATTTGCAGGAGCAGGGTGGCCTTCAGTGCCGATAATCCCCCGGCGATGATGACCCCTTTCTGTTTCAGGTTTGCGGCTCCCCCGGGATAGGCGTAGATGGGCCAGACCCCGCCTTCCACGCAGCGGGTGCAGAGCACTACCGGAATTCCGGACTCAATGCATTTTTCGATTCCGGGTACGATTCCGGGAGGGGTGTTCCCGGCCCCGAAACCTTCGAGCACAATTCCTTTCGCCCCGCTTTCAAGCAGCTTTTCCAGTACAGTGGAATCCATGCCCGGATGGCAGCCCACCAGATGAACTTTGTCGGCCATTGCGGTGACCGGGAAGTTCAAGCGCGGTCTGCGGCCCGGTTTGGCGCGGGTCAGGATTACTGATTCTCCGGCGATAAAACCTATTCTCCCGGTATTCTGGCCCACAAAGGGGTCCACGTTCAGGGAGCTGGATTTGATGGCGTTCTTGGCGGCGAAAAGCTTGTCGGCCATCTGGATGATGACATCTGTTCCTTCCGGCGGTGGCAGCAGGCAGGTGCGGATGGCGTCCACAAGGTTACGGACCCCGTCGTAGCCGGATTCATTGAAGTAGCGCATGGCTCCAGTGAGGATGACCGGCTTGGGTGAACGCACTGTCAAATCAAGAACGTAGGCGGTCTCGGCCATAAGGTCGGTGCCGTGCAGGATGACCGCGCCGAGCACTTGTTCTTCAGATAGAAATTCTTCTACATCATGGGCCAGCCCCAGCATTTTTTCCGGGCACATATGCGGACTGGGGATATCCGACCAGAGTACCGGGCGGATTTTGATATCCTGTCCGTCCGGGGTAACCTCATTGAGCAGTTTGCTGAAATTGTCGTCCGGGACCACGCCTCCGGCATCGGGCTTTTCGCTCATACCGATGGTGCCCCCGGTAAAAATGAGGACGATTTCTCCTGAAATATTATCTGAACCCATCTTGTTCTCCGTAAATAAAGTCTAGAGTAAATCTGGTAGCGCAGGAATCCTTGAATGGCAATGTTTGAGGGTTGGTTGTGCCGGTTCTGAATAATTAAAATTTGTCTGTTTTTATGTGCCGGGTGTGATATAGTAAAACCATGTTTCCCGATTTATTGCTTTGGAGGGTACTTCAAGCGTGGCGGTTTTAGAAGGATATATCATGCAGGGTGTTGAGTTTCTGGCTCAGGATTATCCCGGCGTAGTTGTAGGGCTTGATGAAAACAAGCGAGTTGTTTTTGTGGGCGGTGAAAAAGCAGCAAGCCTCGCCGGACAGCTTACTGCCGGGGAATATCTGGGGTTGCAGTCAAGCGGTCCGCTGCTTGAGGGGCTGGGCGCGTATGTGGATAAAGTAATGGAAATGGACCCCCTGCCCGCAGGAAGTTTTGAATCAATTACCGCTGCCGGGGTAATTTTTTGGAAGGGCATATTTCATGATGATTCCGGGCTGATTATCCTTAAAGGTCAAATCAGTGCCCGTAGTGCTGAGTCAGGTTCTTCAGCAATGGGATTGCTCCGTGAGAAAGAGAAAATTTTATCCACCCTGCTGGGCAACCTGCCCGGCATGGCCTACCGCTGTCGCAATGATGTGGACTGGTCCATGGATTTCGTCAGTGAAGGCTGCCTTGAGTTGACCGGGTACAGTCCTGATTCTCTGCTGAACAACCGTGAAATTTCCTATTCCGACCTTATTCTGCCTCAATATCAGGCCCATGTATGGGAGTGTGTGCAGGAAGCCGTGCAGGACCGCGAATCTTTTGAAATGATCTACAAGATCAGGACCGCTTCGGGCGATGAAAAGTGGGTCTGGGAAAAAGGCGTGGACACTCGTGGCGAAGACGGAACCAGTGCCCTTGAAGGGTTTATTACCGACGTCACCCCGCTCATGCTGGCGGAACAGGCCCTGCATCAGAGCGAAGAGCGTTATCGGCTTATGGCTGAAAAGACCGGGCAGCTGGTTTATGACTATGATATTGATAGCGGTAAGGTGGTCTGGTCCGGGGCGGTGCTGGAGATTACCGGGCATGAGGAGCATGAATTCCAGTCTGTGAACCTTGAGGGCTGGGAGGAACGGATTCATATTGATGACCGCGAAGAAGTGCTTCGGGAGCTGGAGGATTGTATCCGCGAAGTGCGTCCCTTTGTCTCGGTATACAGGTTCAGGCGTAAAAACGGCAGTTATCTCTATGTTGAGGATGAGGGCAGTTTCCTGAAAAACGATCAGGGTATTCCGGTGCGCATGGTCGGCGTGCTGCGCGATTATTCGCACAAGATGAAGGTTCAGGAATTGATGATCCAGACCGAGAAGATGACCACTGTAGCCAGTCTTTCCGCAGGTATGGCCCACGAGATCAACAATCCGCTGGGCATCATCACCCAGTCGGCCCAGAACATCGAGCGCAGGCTGTCTACGGAACTTCCCGGAAATCTGGAAGTGGCTGAAAATATCGGGATATCGCTCGAGTCTGTGCGCAGATATCTCCATGAACGTAAAATTCTGACCATGGTGGAGGATATCAAGGAAGCCGGGGCTCGGGCGGCAAAAGTTATTGTAAATATGCTCAACTTCAGTCGCAAATCAGGGGACGAAAAAGATTTCTGCTCAGTACCTGATATTGTGGAGCGGGTCATTGAAATCGCTGACAGTGACCTCTGCCGTGAAGAGGGGTGCGATTTTCGTAAGATCAGCTTTGTTAAGGATTTTCAGGACAACCTGCCCCACGTGCTCTGTTTTTCCAGTGAACTGGAACAGGTACTGCTCAATCTGGTGCGCAACTCGGCCCAGTCCGTGATTGATGCCGGTTGTGACGGTAAATACCCGGAAATCTCGATCAGGTCCTTCAGCAACAATGCCTACCTGACCATCGAGGTGGAGGATAACGGGCCGGGTATGGACAGCTATACCCGCAAGAAGGCATTTGAACCATTTTTCAGTACCCGAGCAAAAGGGGGCGCTGGACTGGGATTGTCCGTGGCTTACTTTATAATCACCCGTAATCACGGCGGAACAATCAGGATCGATTCCGAGCCGGGCAGGGGTACAAAATTCACCATCCAGCTGCCGCGCGGCCCGGTTTCGGAGATATTTTCGCAGGGTTTAGTTTAGCTGAAAGGTATTGGTTATGACGTCAAAGGGAAGTTGACGCCAGAAAAGGGAAAAGCCGGGAAGAGTCGTTGCAGCGACTCCTCCCGGCTCAATTCATTTTATATTGCGGGCAGCTTATTTCTTGCCTGTGGCTTTAAGCTGCTTACCACGGTTCATGTGGCGTTTGGTTGCGGAAAGCTCGGCTTTGCGCAGACGGATGGATTCCGGGGTGACCTCGATGAGTTCGTCATCGCGGATGAAGTGCATGGCCCGTTCAAGGGTCATGGGGCGGATGGGGGTCAGGATTACAGCCTCATCCTTACCGGAAGCACGCATGTTGGTTAGCTTTTTCTCTTTGGTGGGGTTGATGTTGATATCATTATCCCGGTTGTGCTCACCCACGATCATGCCTTCATAAACCGGATCGCCTGCTTCGATGAACATTTCACCGCGCGGCTCAAGGTTGAAGATGGCGTAGGGTACGCCCTTACCCGCACGGTCAGACACGAG from Desulfovibrio sp. JC010 encodes:
- a CDS encoding leucyl aminopeptidase codes for the protein MEFSIVREPASAWSADAVIFFAFKDADEYLSGFSSWMASDADWVAGSPALGDFSAELGESTVIYGSGSSVQRVLLVGLGEEKDFSVEKFLQAVSSALRKCREFKFRTVGVPLLAFEGISLEDKFEHFVVAAIEGLYSFDEFKSKKDEKEGLPETVRFLTEEEPPPHLSEMLVKGQAVGIGMGYARDLVNLPPNVATPVYLADEAKKMAKQYGFKFKAMKRKEIIDKGMGAYASVFRGSNDEPRMITLEYCPKDREGQKPLVLVGKGVTFDTGGISLKPTGFIEDMKCDMGGAAAILGFFRAIGEIKPDLPVVGILPCADNMPDANATRPGEVVTSFSGKTIEILNTDAEGRLLLCDALAYSARFEPAAIIDLATLTGGCIVAFGWNVAAVMDNSAHMQSLVIESGMSVGERFWPMPLWDIYKEELKSEVADLKNVGSREGMTIHAGMFLKEFVPEDTPWAHLDIAGPAWRKKKTPAGSAGGTGFGVRTLVEIAERIDLEDM
- a CDS encoding peptidylprolyl isomerase, which translates into the protein MARATARHLLVSDEETCLDLKKQIQDGADFGELAKQHSSCPSGQRGGELGQFGPGQMVPEFDTVVFNEAVGEVHGPVKTQFGYHLLIIDSRED
- a CDS encoding asparaginase, with translation MGSDNISGEIVLIFTGGTIGMSEKPDAGGVVPDDNFSKLLNEVTPDGQDIKIRPVLWSDIPSPHMCPEKMLGLAHDVEEFLSEEQVLGAVILHGTDLMAETAYVLDLTVRSPKPVILTGAMRYFNESGYDGVRNLVDAIRTCLLPPPEGTDVIIQMADKLFAAKNAIKSSSLNVDPFVGQNTGRIGFIAGESVILTRAKPGRRPRLNFPVTAMADKVHLVGCHPGMDSTVLEKLLESGAKGIVLEGFGAGNTPPGIVPGIEKCIESGIPVVLCTRCVEGGVWPIYAYPGGAANLKQKGVIIAGGLSALKATLLLQMLLGSGCPCERIEDIFADESV
- a CDS encoding PAS domain-containing protein — translated: MAVLEGYIMQGVEFLAQDYPGVVVGLDENKRVVFVGGEKAASLAGQLTAGEYLGLQSSGPLLEGLGAYVDKVMEMDPLPAGSFESITAAGVIFWKGIFHDDSGLIILKGQISARSAESGSSAMGLLREKEKILSTLLGNLPGMAYRCRNDVDWSMDFVSEGCLELTGYSPDSLLNNREISYSDLILPQYQAHVWECVQEAVQDRESFEMIYKIRTASGDEKWVWEKGVDTRGEDGTSALEGFITDVTPLMLAEQALHQSEERYRLMAEKTGQLVYDYDIDSGKVVWSGAVLEITGHEEHEFQSVNLEGWEERIHIDDREEVLRELEDCIREVRPFVSVYRFRRKNGSYLYVEDEGSFLKNDQGIPVRMVGVLRDYSHKMKVQELMIQTEKMTTVASLSAGMAHEINNPLGIITQSAQNIERRLSTELPGNLEVAENIGISLESVRRYLHERKILTMVEDIKEAGARAAKVIVNMLNFSRKSGDEKDFCSVPDIVERVIEIADSDLCREEGCDFRKISFVKDFQDNLPHVLCFSSELEQVLLNLVRNSAQSVIDAGCDGKYPEISIRSFSNNAYLTIEVEDNGPGMDSYTRKKAFEPFFSTRAKGGAGLGLSVAYFIITRNHGGTIRIDSEPGRGTKFTIQLPRGPVSEIFSQGLV